CTGTCGTGGCGTCGGCGGGGCGATGGGGGGTCAGGGGCGCCAGCCCTCGGGGGTGGGCCAGGGCTCGCCGAGCTGGCGGTAGGTGCCGAGGTAGTCGGGCCAGTCGCGGTGATCGCGGATCTTGCCGTCGACGATGCGGATGAGGTGGATCTGCTCACCGGAGAACCGGCGCCCGGTTGCCGGCATGCCGACGAGGTTGCCGACGTGCCGCCCGTAGAGGGCGAGCTTCGCCCGGACCCACGGGCCGTTCTCCTCGTACCCGATCTCCTCCAGGTGCGCCTCCTCGGAGAAGGCGTACTTGAGCCAGGTGACGGCGGCCGCGAAAGCCTCCGGGCCGCGCAGCTCCGGGTTGTGCTCCAGCGCGCCGGGGTTCAGGTACTCGAGGTGAATGAACTCCGCGACATCGTCGGTTTTTCCCGTGTTGTATGCCTCCACCATGCGGCGGACCAGATCGATCTGTGTGCTCATGGTTTTCCCTCCCGTACCGGAAACGGTGACACCAGCGGCGACCGCGTCAACAATTGTTGTTTCTCCCTGCGGCGGCGTACAAGTGATTCCGGGGCGCCTCGAACGGCACTCCACCGCCCTTCAAGTACGGGTCGAACACTGGTAAGCGGGGAAGGGCCCGAATCGCAGAGGCAGGAGCCGACGGTGCAGGATTCGTCCTACAAAGAGCAGGTA
The genomic region above belongs to Streptomyces coeruleorubidus and contains:
- a CDS encoding ester cyclase, producing MSTQIDLVRRMVEAYNTGKTDDVAEFIHLEYLNPGALEHNPELRGPEAFAAAVTWLKYAFSEEAHLEEIGYEENGPWVRAKLALYGRHVGNLVGMPATGRRFSGEQIHLIRIVDGKIRDHRDWPDYLGTYRQLGEPWPTPEGWRP